The stretch of DNA CTGTAGATTGTAATTAAAAGAAGTTCATAATGCTGAATATTGTTATTGCATATGAAAACTCTCCTACGTTCAACCTAGGGATATGTTATAATCATACAGTCATTTGTATTCATCACTTTGCGTTCAAGATCAAACCAACAAAATCCAATACCATACTGTACAGCTGTATCACTCAAATTTCATTCCGCGCTACTGGTTTCAGTTTCAGGCATTTGTTCAGAAAGGTCAACGTCTGGCTCAGAGTTGGCTCCCGGACAACTGGCTTCCTCGTGATCTTTCAATAACTAAGAAAAACAAGGTTTCCTAGGGAATGAATCAATTTATTTCGTGTCAATCTGAAGATTTGCACTTAAATCAATTATTTTACGTACTCTGGTGGCCTCTAACTTCTGCTCGGTTTTTTCTCAGTTCTGTCCGACACTTCCGGTTCCTTGCATTCTGCCATGGGTCTCTTTTTTACTTCAAACGACTTTATTTCTGGATGGGCATGAATCTTCGGCAAAGCACCGGAAAGTAATTGCTTCTTTTTGTAAGGCCTATTTCTGCCATGTAACTGTTTTCATAGCAGTCGGGAGAAAAATGATTGCTACAAATAACATACTGTACCGACGGCTCTACGAAATCGGCTCTTTTCACTTGAACAAATATTTCACCCATTGTCGCTTCAAATTCGTGTTTTTTGGGAATTTATGCATGGTATGCCCGGTTTTGTTTGAGTTTCTACAAAACCGAACGACACAACGCTTTACCAttgtgcaaaaaataaatatactcAAACCAAAACGAAGTACCTAGACTAGTCCGTGTTTCACGAGGTTATACTTCCGGTAAGGGAAGGTTCCACCTGTGACGTCACAGAAAAGACGGcccatttcaagatggcggatgttTCGAATTTCGAAGAGCTTTTACGAGGTGAAAACGGGCttgactgaaaaaaataattatggatATGGCATACCTGCCATGTGTGCTAAACCGCTAGGTGAACAAAAAGTGTAAGATTTTTGGGTTTACATGCCCTTTAAGGCACCAACAGAGTCTAGTAAGACATCTGACGAAGTGGAAGACTCGGCGAAATCTAGTGATGATCATGGGCTGTTCGACCCAGTTGCCAAATCAACCTCCTGGAAACCATCAACCTCCTTCTCCAAGTTTCTGGATACTAACTTTCGGAGAAAATTATCTTACCAGCAATCTCTGGTTATTATGGATGACTGGGCAACTCCTGAAGTGGATGCACTCTCTGCTCCAAAACTCGATCAACAATTGTTGAATCAAGTACCATTTAAAGTGAAAAAGTTTGTACAAGAAAGGGATAAGGAAATGTTTAACGCCCAGCGTGCTTTCCTAAATGCCACGGGGCCACTTTGTGGCCTTCATGATTGTATCGAAAATGATTCAGCTCCAACTTATGAGGAAATTAAAGTAGCTTTGGAACAAGCTCTTTGCCTCTTAGGATCAGCCAATACTCAGCTGTCTATTCTGAGACGACAGAGAGTCCTTGCCGTCATAAACCGTTCGAGGACAAACCTCGCGGAACTACCTCTTCCTAATGCAAAATCGTGGCTATTTGGAGATGATTTCCCCTCTTTAGCCTCAAAACAGGCCGAGTTGTCAAGGGGTCTCAAATTTGGCGCAAACTTCAGGGAAATCCTTTCCTAGACGTAATAATAGTTCCCAGTCTCAAAGTAAACATAGAGACACCTTTAACAAGTATCAATCCACTGGGTATTCAAACCCTTCTAAATCTCAGTCAAATTACCCAGGGCCTCGTTCAAAAAACGGGCTTTTTCGTCCCCCTCCCCAGAAGGGACGTCAGCCAGACTCTCAGAGTGCATAGTGTCTTGGAGAACTCTAACATCGGACCCACAGATTCTCTCAATTATTTCAGGTTACAAGATAAGCTTCCTCAAAACTCCCTTTCAAAAGTCTCAACCATTTACCCAAGCATCGGGTCAGGAGGCACTCCTAATATCCCAGGAAGTGAACGAATTATTGCAAAAAGGGGCCATACAAGAGACCCCTTTTACCAGAGACGGTTTTTACAGCCGCCTGTTTCTTGTACCCAAAAAGGGAGGATCTATACGTCCGGTGATAGACCTAAGTTCTTGGAACAAGTTCATTGTAAACGAGCATTTCCAGATGGAAAACCTCAGTTGTCTAAAGACGTTGCTTTTACCAGGAGATTTTATGACAAATATAGATTTACAAGATGCTTACCTTTCTGTGCCCGTGCACGAGACTTCCCGAAAGTTCCTTCGCTTCGTTTGGAAGGGAACTTGTTACCAGTTCAAAGCTCTTCCATTCGGCCTGTGTTCAGCCCCCAGAATTTTTACGAAAGCTCTAAAATCTGTTGCTGCATTCCTGAGAAGGAAGGCCATTCGAGTCCTTATATACCTGGACTACTTTCTTCTTTTGGCTGCAACAGTGGAGGAAGCTGTGAAAAATACTCAACTGGTAGTGAGTCTCCTTCAGTCCCTTGGTTTTACAATAAACCTCAAGAAATCATTACTGACTCCAACACAAGCGATAACCTTCCTGGGTTTCCAAATAGACTCAACGTGCATGATGCTATCTCTCCCGGCAGAGAAAACCGACAAAATTCTAGACTGTTGTCACCGTCTGCTCGTTTCTCAAAGTATCACATTGCGAAACCTAGCAAGTTTAATAGGTCTGTTAGAGTCCTCGAGACCAGCCATTTGGCGAGCTCCACTTCACTTTCGTCACTTGCAATCAGACCTGATAAGGGGCCTACAAATGAACCAGGATTCTTACGACGCCTTGATCGCCCTGTCACCGAGTGCCAGAGTAGAACTTGCTTGGTGGTTGAGACACACCCTCAATGCAAACGGCAGTCCTGTACACCTTCCTCCGCCGGATATGATCATCACAACCGATGCCTCCAAGAAAGGTTGGGGTGCAGTGCATCAATCCTTTCAGACCAATGGCAGATGGTCCCAAAAAGAGTCTCTCCAACACATCAATTATCTAGAGCTAAAGGCGTCCTTTTTGGCCTTGAAAACCTTTCTCAAAGACAAGTCTCACGTATCCGTATCTCTGCAACTAGACAACACTACCGCCATCGCTTACATCAACAACAAAGGGGGTACACGTTCCCCCCAACTTATGACTCTGGCATTAGAGATGTGGGATTGGTGTCAGGAAAGAGACATCCTTCTGATAGCTTCTCACATCCCAGGAAGAGACAACGTCTCAGCGGACAAGGAGTCCAGAGAATTCACGGACATGAGCGAGTGGAAGTTGGACCCAATAATTATTCAGCCTTTTCTGCTGAATTGCCAGACCGATCTATTTGCGAGTCGTCTAACCAGTCAACTCGCGGCTTACATCAGTTGGAGACCCGACTCGGGAGCCATCCACACCGACGCCTTCACGATCAACTGGGCTACTCTACGGGGCTATGCCTTCCCCCCCTTCAATCTGATATCGAAAACCCTGACGAAGGTAACAATCGACCAAACGGAACCAATTCTCGTTGCTCCAGTTTGGCAAGCCCAGCCCTGGTGGCCGGTTCTGCTGAGACTTCTAATATCCCAGCCAGTGTTGCTCTCGAACAGTCCAACCCTGTTAACGGACCCGACCGACCTGAACCGCATTCATCCAATGTATCCTCGTCTTCACTTGGCCGTGTTTCACATCTCTACCAACGTTTCCAAGCTGAGGGCATTCCAACAAACGTTGCCGACCTACTCATCGCAGCAACTCGTACCTCCACACACAAAACCTACGAGTCTAGTTGGAACCGTTGGTGCCGCTGGTGTTCTGGACGACAAATTGATCCTCTTTCGTCATCTATAAGTGACATTCTAATTTTCTTAACAGAAGTCTTTAACGAAGGCTTAGCGTATCGATCACTTAACGTCCTTCGTTCTGCTATTTCGTCAACTCATCCAAAGATAGACGGTTTTTCAGTGGGTCAGCATCCTTACGTTACTAGGCTCCTTAAAGGAGCTCTCAATAAACGTCCTCCACAACCCAGGTATTCCCATACCTGGAATGTTGATGTTATGATTAAATACATGATTTCTTTGGGGAAGAACAGCACCTTATCACTTAAAGCTATCTCAATGAAGTTAGTCACCCTCTTTGCATTAACCTGCCCTGAGAGGATTTCTGCCTTGGCTTCCCTGGATCTCAGACATTGCAGCGTCCTTCCAGAAGGGGTGTCTTTCAAACTCACTGTCCCCAGAAAATCTGGCAGTGCGGATAAACCAGCGGAAGCATTTTTTGCCCGTTTTGACCAAGACAGGAAGCTCTGTCCCGTGGACTGTTTTAGATACTATCTAAAATTATCTAGGAACGTTCGACCCGTTATTCCGTCTTCTCTTCCTGATgagttgtttatttcatttaaacgcCCCCACAAACCGGTCACTTCTACAACGTTGGGGCGTTGGCTACGAACCTTTATGAGTGCAGCAGGAATAGACAGTCAAATTTTTAAAGCTCACTCTGTGCGTGGTGCATCTACGACAGCAGCGGCCAATGCATTTGTCCCGCTGTCGACTATCATGTTAATGGCCGACTGGTCCTCTGCCtcaattttcagaactttttACTATAAACCATTGTTTAATTCAGACTTTGCTACTGGGGTCTTATCCTCAAAGTAGAGCTACATGTAATCTCAGCTATTCTCCTGTTGAGTTCTGATTTATATTATCATATATAATTAAAGTGTCCTGTTATGTGGAAccatggcttttttttttattgctcgtAGTAGCAGCGTTGAAATCTACCATTTGTTGTCTCATATATTTCGAACGGAGTCTGTGAAATATAATGAGAATTATACTAGGGCCGCGAAGCGGCCTGAAGttataattcaaattatatGAACAGATGAAGTGAGAAGTATATGAGCTTCCCACCCTTCTTCCCTCCCTTTTATGGGGTATTTCCTTTGCCTGTCTATTGCATGACGTTAAAAAGCCACCGAGGCATCATGGGTCCGAGAGATCTAGGTACCAGGGCCTTGTGTGTATACCCAGGCCCCTTGTATTGTTTCTTTAGGGGGGTTCGCCCTTCTGTTggcgttaaaaagtggtttgaagCACTAACTGGGAAATTCCTACCATTTGTTGTCTCATATATTTCTCACTTCATCTGTTCatataatttgaattataaCTTCAGGCCGCTTCGCGGCCCTAGTATAATtctcatttttgaacaattctctgccgtactcgtcaaaactactacgtgaaatgaccaaatttaaggttttgacgacgacgtggacaaactacggtgaatttttcagtttcactctttacttcaaatccgtccgtaccaatccagttttagggCACTTCGCTCATactgaataatataaacaagatggaataaccatgaaatacttagaacagctcaaacttatattttgaagtgacgttttcgtcaccgTAGCCATCGTgctttcttaaactccctaacgaCGACGGCCACGcactgcacgtgcggcacgcattttagcaggGTTCTTTTTTTCCGGTTTTCTGCATAACAACGCCGTGTAATCACCAAATAGCATTCATCACAAGTGATAAAAATAGATCGTAACGCCTTATTACAAAGCAATATAGGATTGAAATGTGGTCAAACATCGCAAAAATCTCTGCTTTTGGCTGCACATTAATCCCACAATGCTTTGGgcgctaataataataataataataataatatctgatctgctaatcgccctttctcgcagtcggagactgaattacgaagggcgcagctcaacgaggtcggactgAAGGGGCTATGCTGCCGGCTAGACGCTCGGCCCCTGaccacgacccatgtatgacctcggagcacagcaccacagcctgatggaataggccgggagtcgattttgaggaaaTAAATTTTGAGGCTAAATCGTGACGTCAATTGAAGAGAGTGctatttgaggttttgacgacaacgtcagCGTACAAATGTAAACCTTTCATTCTCCATTTTTACCCTGAAAGCGCTCGTAGACAAATTACTtctaggatacttcgcccataatATACGGCGAGAACGAGATGTAacaatcgcgaaagacttacgatagaaGAAGGTATTTGTAATATAGCTAAATTTTTCCCCCagcagcgcgcgctctcattgattacctcgaggtcacatgacatctaacaataaaactgtttcccgccaaaagtctctgagcggacaacagtgcaaaatctatgacgtcagagggtaacagtgcactgttacccgcgaatgttgaccgacgaccgtcGCTACTGTTGCCGTGGCTCGATTTTCGTTTTGTGCTATAGaaaaaatcacttaatgacaggtccctcgggaaacagttcattttgtttccctcgaatctcaatgtttccttTCGGCTGCGCcgcggggaaacattgagattcttgggaaacaaaatgaactgttccCCTCGGGatcagtcattaagtgtttaatattttgaggtaacgttttcgtcgacgtcatTATTTtttgaccactttcataaatggcgactacCTTTATATTCGTTTATACTTATATTAATTAGATCTACTGTCctctttttgaaacaaatattcttttgaaatttgtttgTCGTatcgaggctagaaaggcttactAGCGTTAAAACACATTATGCTTTCATCCTTTTCTGGGTAGGGGGAGAACCCCGATGTTGGTGGTCGGCTATCTCTCAGAGAAATGCAAACCACCATGAAACTGTATATGATATGTGCGGAACGGAAATCTCATTCCATCAATCGACCAGTCCAGTTTCTTTTTGACTGCTCTTTGTTGAAGAATTATCCTATTCTGTCCGCATATTATTTCTGGTTTTACACTGTCCCACTGTGTTTGCTAACTGTGAACCGATGTTATCTTTTTTCAAGGAATGGGAGTATTTCACCGGTCTGTTAGTGTCGGAGAGTGTCTTTAAGAGACAGGTTTGTTCAATCATTTCATGGACCTATTCATTGGTGTATCTGTGTCTGTTTTTAACGACTTctgtaataataaattatgttcGAGCAGTTAGTAACGGGGCCAGTTGTAACTCCTTGTGGACGTTTGCGATAGGTTGTAAAACCCTAACAAACTTACGTGCACAAATGGCGCTAAAGATATACGACGGAAACTTTAAAGGGATTCTAGATAAGAAATTAAAATTACCAATTTATCAAACGTATTCGTGATCATACCAGTTCGTTCATCGTCTTTTTGATGTTGACGCTatgaaggaaatgaaaattagccgttttttttatttacgttTATCATGAATACCTGGTCATTTAACCAGATTTTTGcagagaacggcaaagaaataaaaacttgaaaacgcaAAACGTTGTTTTGCTCAATGAATGA from Montipora capricornis isolate CH-2021 chromosome 9, ASM3666992v2, whole genome shotgun sequence encodes:
- the LOC138016267 gene encoding uncharacterized protein, which translates into the protein MNQDSYDALIALSPSARVELAWWLRHTLNANGSPVHLPPPDMIITTDASKKGWGAVHQSFQTNGRWSQKESLQHINYLELKASFLALKTFLKDKSHVSVSLQLDNTTAIAYINNKGGTRSPQLMTLALEMWDWCQERDILLIASHIPGRDNVSADKESREFTDMSEWKLDPIIIQPFLLNCQTDLFASRLTSQLAAYISWRPDSGAIHTDAFTINWATLRGYAFPPFNLISKTLTKVTIDQTEPILVAPVWQAQPWWPVLLRLLISQPVLLSNSPTLLTDPTDLNRIHPMYPRLHLAVFHISTNVSKLRAFQQTLPTYSSQQLVPPHTKPTSLVGTVGAAGVLDDKLILFRHL